A single window of Excalfactoria chinensis isolate bCotChi1 chromosome 13, bCotChi1.hap2, whole genome shotgun sequence DNA harbors:
- the RNF44 gene encoding LOW QUALITY PROTEIN: RING finger protein 44 (The sequence of the model RefSeq protein was modified relative to this genomic sequence to represent the inferred CDS: inserted 2 bases in 1 codon; deleted 3 bases in 2 codons): protein MAAERDTPGHVGRXRAPRRPLAPPLPSRQARAPPRPPSVVPRPGACRRALKGPRPVPAPRRRQLRPARPEPRVTKRHRKQRRQRRGGGRPGGRRAGGKRGGGRGGGGRQARARRRRTKSGGRRRGRRGGSPSLAPAGGAGSKVLVSRPAWSLRSRVSIRLPTSPMRPWELAVNRRPPSAPFNQRRFSGGPCSSPDHLRRSPPVRRQWGRRDRPLATLLGQDETQLHPAFPQQPHIPVDEPRAYALPSTPPRMLHPAAHPPHQNPFMVDLHDQVHQGPVPLSYTVTTVTTQGFPIHTSQHIPGCSTQQLPACSVMFSGQHYPLCCLPPPLIQACAMQQLPVSYQTFPPIISSDHYILHPPPPPVPPHQPPHMAPLGQFVPLQAQHPRMPLQRIDNDVDLRGEQHPIAGFTYPPSHHAPTLSPSVPLHYLPHDPLHQELPFGVPYPHMMPRRLNTQRYRLQQALPPPPPPPPPPPYYPSFLPYFLSMLPVSPTAVGPTISLDLDVDDVEMENYEALLNLAERLGEAKPRGLTKADIEHLPSYRFNPESHQSEQTLCVVCFSDFEARQLLRVLPCNHEFHAKCVDKWLKANRTCPICRADASEVQREAD, encoded by the exons ATGGCGGCGGAGCGTGACACGCCTGGTCACGTGGGGCG GCgcgcgccgcgccgcccgctcgctccccccctcccctcccgccAGGCGCGCGCGCCCCCGAGGCCTCCGAGTGTTGTGCCTCGGCCCGGTGCGTGCCGCCGCGCCTTAAAGGGGCCGCGC CCCGTTCCCGCACCCCGGCGGCGGCAGCTCCGGCCCGCCCGCCCCGAGCCGCGGGTAACAAAGAGGCACCGGAAAcagcggcggcagcggcggggA GGGGGCCGTCCGGGCGGGAGGCGGGCGGgagggaaaagggggggggggcggggtgggggggggcggcAGGCCCGGGCCCGGCGTCGGCGAACAAAGAGCGGCGGGAGGAGGCGGGGGCGCCGCGGCGGCTCCCCGAGCTTGGCCCCGGCCGGCGGTGCAG GATCCAAGGTGCTGGTGTCTCGCCCTGCCTGGAGCCTGAGGTCCCGCGTGTCCATCCGCCTCCCGACGTCACCAATGCGACCATGGGAACTGGCAGTGAATAGGCGGCCTCCCTCTGCCCCTTTTAACCAACGTCGTTTCTCAGGGGgaccctgcagcagccctgaccacctccgGCGAAG cccccctgTCAGGCGTCAGTGGGGACGACGCGACCGACCTCTGGCAACCCTGCTGGGCCAGGATGAGACCCAGCTGCACCCTGCCTTCCCCCAGCAGCCGCACATCCCTGTAGATGAGCCCCGCGCCTACGCTCTCCCCAGCACACCGCCACGAATGCTGCACCCGGCCGCTCACCCGCCCCACCAGAACCCATTCATGGTGGATCTTCATGACCAG GTGCACCAGGGACCCGTCCCCCTCTCCTACACGGTCACCACCGTCACGACGCAAGGCTTCCCCATCCACACCAGCCAGCACATCCCTgggtgcagcacccagcagctcccagcatgCTCAGTGATGTTCAGTGGACAGCACTACCCGCTCTGCTGCCTCCCGCCCCCG TTGATCCAGGCATGCGCCATGCAACAGCTCCCAGTCTCCTACCAGACGTTCCCCCCCATCATCTCCAGCGACCATTACATCCTGCACCCGCCCCCGCCGCCAGTGCCCCCCCACCAGCCGCCCCACATGGCTCCCTTGGGGCAGTTCGTGCCTCTCCAAGCCCAGCACCCACGAATG CCTCTGCAGAGGATAGACAATGATGTGGACCTGCGAGGGGAGCAGCACCCCATCGCCGGCTTCACGTACCCCCCGTCCCACCACGCTCCCACGCTCTCCCCCTCCGTGCCGCTGCATTACCTCCCCCACGACCCGCTGCACCAAGAGCTGCCATTCGGCGTG CCATACCCCCACATGATGCCCCGGCGGCTGAACACCCAGCGGTACCGGCTGCAGCAGGCGCtgccccccccgccgccccctccgcCGCCCCCTCCGTATTACCCGAGCTTCCTGCCCTATTTCCT CTCTATGCTTCCCGTGTCGCCGACGGCCGTGGGACCCACGATCAGCCTGGACCTGGATGTGGATGACGTGGAGATGGAGAACTACGAG GCGTTACTGAACCTGGCCGAGCGGTTGGGGGAGGCCAAGCCACGGGGACTCACCAAAGCAGACATCGAGCACCTCCCGTCGTACCGCTTCAACCCCGAGAGCCACCAGTCCGAGCAGACCCT GTGCGTCGTGTGCTTCAGCGACTTCGAGGCCCGGCAGCTGCTCCGCGTCCTGCCCTGCAACCACGAGTTCCACGCCAAGTGTGTCGACAAATGGTTAAAG GCGAACCGCACGTGCCCCATCTGCCGGGCGGACGCGTCGGAGGTGCAGCGGGAGGCGGACTGA
- the GPRIN1 gene encoding G protein-regulated inducer of neurite outgrowth 1 yields the protein MPGGEADISVTRCSTSRGRWAAVRDKSHSRTRGLRRGSGGARISRPGDGDGGEVPGRQPGPQHQSGRCWCGARTGGASAGGAAWGTVPPPPPPPPHACSATATAPERSGAGRDRAGAAAAGSPGHGSVTQQPEQPLNPVCESVAPGNGCFCGLAWEKPSPGMGSTREPEALQLLRREAEDACEPSSSSSGCPPVGERLPSSGCTVDGRAMRTCCVAEPEALGTVEKVPTGLGSCGAAGGTAPACGPMEPGGTQKEKANPMPPLPEPCLKTPSKDAGSVPAPAKHVAFVEPSAGVEPSQEQPQGGTGGSETPEQPQVVGEEGRADRSTESTQQPRTAKLLCGSYSFEVTPPQDAGTQDMGTQVDSRASLVSVALSPMSPPGGAAAFTFPKRELGSAPRPEPSKKDAEMQVSMPVETRSVATGPMTPVAKSPQASYPEVHVKGVAEEAPEPIREVSWDEKGMTWEVYGASMEVEVLGMAIQKHLEKQIEEHGRQTVATPQSTRASSIKGAPRKAEPKRQPSIFRALLQNVRRPRCCSRTGPAME from the exons ATGCCCGGCGGGGAAGCGGACATCTCCGTCACCAG GTGTAGCACGTCCCGGGGGCGCTGGGCGGCTGTGCGGGACAAGAGCCATTCCCGCACCCGGGGGCTGCGTCGGGGGTCTGGCGGGGCGAGGATCTCACGACcgggagatggggatgggggcgAGGTGCCCGGGCG ACAACCGGGCCCCCAACACCAGAGCGGGCGGTGCTGGTGCGGGGCGCGGACCGGGGGCGCCTCTGCGGGGGGAGCGGCCTGGGGCACGGTaccgcccccgccgccgccgccgccccacGCATGCTCCGCCACCGCCACCGCgccggagcggagcggagcgggacGGGACCGTGCTGGAGCCGCCGCCGCAG GATCTCCCGGCCACGGCTCCGTGAcccagcagccagagcagcccCTGAATCCTGTGTGTGAATCGGTCGCACCAGGGAACGGCTGTTTTTGTG GACTAGCATGGGAGAAGCCTTCCCCGGGCATGGGCAGCACTAGGGAGCCTGaggccctgcagctgctgaggcGTGAGGCTGAGGATGCTTGTGAACCCAGTTCCAGCTCCTCGGGCTGCCCACCAGTGGGTGAGCGCTTgcccagctctggctgcactGTGGATGGCCGTGCCATGAGGACCTGCTGTGTGGCCGAGCCCGAAGCCCTGGGCACTGTGGAGAAGGTGCCAACAGGACTGGGGAGCTGCGGGGCAGCCGGTGGCACTGCCCCTGCCTGCGGTCCCATGGAGCCAGGGGGCACCCAGAAGGAGAAGGCCAACCCCATGCCCCCCCTGCCTGAGCCCTGCCTCAAGACACCCAGCAAGGACGCGGGCAGCGTGCCGGCTCCGGCCAAGCACGTGGCATTCGTGGAGCCATCGGCAGGGGTTGAGCCAAGCCAGGAGCAGCCTCAGGGTGGCACAGGGGGCAGCGAGACCCCCGAGCAGCCCCAGGTTGTTGGGGAGGAGGGCAGAGCTGACAGGAGCACCGAGAGCACCCAGCAGCCCCGGACTGCCAAGCTGCTCTGCGGATCCTACTCGTTTGAGGTGACACCCCCGCAGGACGCCGGCACGCAGGACATGGGGACACAAGTGGACAGTCGTGCATCCCTGGTGTCGGTGGCACTGAGCCCCATGAGCCCCCCaggtggagctgctgccttcacCTTCCCCAAGAGAGAGCTGGGCTCTGCCCCACGCCCGGAGCCCTCCAAGAAGGACGCGGAGATGCAGGTGTCCATGCCTGTGGAGACGCGCTCGGTGGCCACCGGGCCCATGACGCCAGTGGCTAAGTCCCCACAGGCCTCGTACCCTGAGGTGCACGTGAAGGGGGTGGCAGAGGAGGCTCCGGAGCCCATCCGGGAGGTGAGCTGGGACGAGAAGGGGATGACGTGGGAGGTGTACGGGGCCTCCATGGAGGTGGAGGTGCTGGGCATGGCCATCCAGAAGCACCTGGAGAAGCAGATCGAGGAGCATGGGCGGCAGACGGTGGCCACCCCGCAGAGCACTCGCGCCAGCTCCATCAAAGGGGCTCCCCGCAAAGCCGAGCCCAAGAGGCAGCCCAGCATCTTTCGGGCTCTGCTGCAAAATGTCCGGCGGCCGCGGTGCTGCTCCCGCACCGGCCCTGCCATGGAGTGA
- the CDHR2 gene encoding cadherin-related family member 2 produces MGPPREGTSQRGMHEVPAAAPLGRCPPVSWSQSSAVLPGCKRRRAASSIPVRWLQALGRMAWHPLLLLPFLLAAASGNTAPIFNMTLVYVPEDLQIGEPAFQLTAYDLDGDPITYGIVAGEDSFYFEVNPQTGVVTLKNLLDRETRARLSILVSLSDGINEAVIKRLTIIVEDRNDNAPIFQNLPYETSVLENTTVGSIIYTVFANDSDTGAAAKVSYSIQEVIPDTTKNQWLFYILPNGSVVLNNSLDYTMNTFFQLKILAQDGGGPLGNQTVIQSSTTFLSITIIDVPNLDPRFLNEPYAGSVPEGCPVGTTVLTVTAMDRDTGVNDKISYSITNTSVPFAINDTTGTIIVSQLLDREQLPSEEVLLQVMARESNLDIYGNVAQASTMVTVSVTDVNDNKPQFYQCSISNCYFNDTQSNFTGSIVEHSSSKVPVSNLNIVAHDPDKGINGTFELYLQGASASAFTVSPTRIVGTGEVQILVQNPSAVDYELTHVMVVQLIANDTGNPTDCCSTATVTIDIIDTNDHIPEFPQSSYNLRVPENSPDGTIIATITAYDPDSGAGGQITYYLLPESIQDIFMVNATSGVVLVRNGSLLDRELRSVYYANLQARDGGNMTGTTLLEITVLDENDEKPVIIGSYFISVEEGQNVSTQIRAIDNDEEGTPNSELGYRIVPGPYSNNFTINQITGEMHSIEPLDREAVDDEEGQLVVTVEVYDHGVPQLSMMVNVTITVADVNDNTPVFLQQSYEFFVFEGSDGSFVGDVMATDADRTEINSRISFQLERSTGSSNFLISSIRLGPGNYSGRLSLDPDVSVDYDTMQDKFFSLVVLAENTAADNAGNIANVSVRVNILDVNDEPPTILPSSLQGVSVSENGTQQGLVHTVVASDPDTNHSLVFEELSVACYKGGSSAGEVCWDWFVLLPNGSVLANSLDIDYELCDLVLLTMRVEDLYTQKGNQYSQNETLQIQITDINDNAPVFLPISGTFVMVPEISPVDLQVATVKATDADSGLGGTIFFSIISVVFVQEDGTKRPFENLFKVVTSADEDGYIGSIQVASNLDSSLKGTYQVTVEARDGAAPQHATQTTLNIFTVDQSYRIHLQFVTTVDEVQSNLESIRVALTSATKAGVYVAAIRSYEDSRATQVQPKSVMEVYFVYSNGTALDVNQLTLLIHSDPLVLANLINLGLAIIGPGEVTEPSKEKEMIGVIAGLAAFLVLVILIAILALVLTIRSYKRKLSAMKALKAATTLSPAVVQGAGIPGTNKYNAERANPMLNLSLDPSHDLGFHEETSSLASINSLDENKVDSPMEDNFKAQRGSPHPTDSTEDEALAAALNMKEPPKMAYINAAFNTTDL; encoded by the exons ATGGGCCCCCCCAGGGAAGGAACCTCACAGCGGGGGATGCACGAGGTCCCAGCGGCAGCTCCACTGGGTCGGTGCCCACCTGTGTCCTG GAGTCAAagttctgcagtgctgccagggtGCAAGCGCcgcagagctgccagcagcatccCGGTGAGGTGGCTGCAG GCTCTGGGCAGGATGGCATGGCacccgctgctgctgctccccttcctcctggcagcag CTTCAGGAAACACAGCTCCCATCTTCAACATGACCCTCGTGTACGTGCCTGAGGACCTGCAGATAG GTGAGCCTGCTTTCCAGCTGACAGCCTATGACCTGGATGGGGACCCAATCACCTACGGCATCGTCGCTGGGGAAGATTCCTTCTACTTTGAAGTTAACCCACAGACAGGTGTGGTGACACTGAAAAACCTGCTGGACCGTGAG ACCCGGGCCAGGCTCAGCATCCTTGTCTCACTGTCTGACGGGATCAATGAAGCG GTCATCAAGCGCCTGACCATCATTGTGGAGGACCGTAACGACAACGCACCAATCTTCCAGAACCTGCCCTATGAAACCTCTGTCCTCGAG AACACAACAGTGGGCAGCATCATCTACACCGTGTTTGCCAACGACTCTGACACTGGGGCTGCTGCCAAAGTCAGCTACAGCATCCAGGAG GTGATCCCGGACACCACGAAGAACCAATGGCTCTTCTACATCCTACCCAATGGGAGCGTGGTGCTGAACAACTCGCTGGACTACACCATGAACACCTTCTTCCAGCTGAAGATCCTTGCCCAG gaCGGCGGAGGGCCGCTGGGCAACCAGACAGTCATCCAGAGCAGCACCACCTTCCTGTCCATCACCATCATCGATGTGCCCAACCTGGACCCGCGCTTCCTCAATGAGCCCTACGCCGGCTCCGTGCCCGAGGGCTGCCCAGTG GGCACCACAGTGCTGACCGTCACGGCCATGGACAGAGATACAGGGGTGAACGATAAGATCTCCTACAGCATCACCA ATACCAGTGTCCCCTTCGCCATCAACGACACGACAGGCACCATCATTGTCAGCCAGCTGCTGGACCGTGAGCAGCTGCCGAGcgaggaggtgctgctgcaggtcaTG GCGCGTGAGAGCAACCTGGACATCTACGGCAACGTGGCCCAGGCCAGCACGATGGTGACAGTGTCAGTGACTGATGTCAATGACAACAAGCCTCAGTTCTACCAGTGCTCCATCTCCAACTGTTACTTCAACGACACCCAGAGTAACTTCACGGGGAGCATCGTGGAGCACTCCTCCTCCAAAGTGCCTGTGTCCAACCTCAACATCGTTGCGCATGACCCAGACAAG GGCATCAATGGCACTTTTGAGCTGTACCTGCAGGGTGCGAGTGCCAGCGCATTCACTGTCTCCCCCACTAGAATCGTGGGCACAGGGGAGGTGCAGATCCTCGTGCAAAACCCGTCAGCTGTGGATTATGAGCTAACCCATGTCATGGTGGTACAG CTCATTGCTAATGACACAGGGAATCCCACAGACTGCTGCTCCACAGCCACCGTGACCATTGACATCATTGACACCAATGACCACATCCCCGAGTTCCCACAGAGCAGCTACAACCTGAGAGTGCCGGAGAACAGCCCCGATGGGACCATCATTGCCACCATCACG GCTTATGATCCAGATAGCGGTGCTGGTGGCCAGATCACCTACTACCTACTCCCGGAGAGCAT ccaggaTATTTTCATGGTGAATGCCACGAGCGGGGTGGTGCTGGTGAGGAATGGGTCTCTCCTGGACCGGGAGTTGCGCTCTGTGTACTATGCCAACCTGCAAGCCAGGGATGGGGGCAACATGACGGGCACCACGCTGCTGGAGATCACCGTGCTGGATGAGAATGATGAGAAGCCCGTCATCATTGGCTCCTACTTCATCTCTGTGGAAGAAGGGCAGAACGTCAGCACACAGATCAGG GCCATCGACAACGATGAGGAAGGCACTCCCAACAGTGAGCTGGGCTACAGGATTGTGCCAGGGCCGTACAGCAACAACTTCACCATCAACCAGATCACTGGAGAGATGCACAGCATTGAGCCGCTGGACCGCGAGGCCGTGGATGATGAAGAGGGGCAGCTGGTGGTGACGGTGGAGGTGTACGACCACGGGGTGCCACAGCTGAGCATGATGGTGAACGTCACCATCACTGTGGCG GATGTGAATGACAACACACCAGTGTTCCTCCAACAGTCCTATGAGTTCTTTGTCTTTGAAGGCTCTGACG GGTCCTTCGTGGGGGATGTCATGGCCACGGATGCTGACCGCACAGAGATCAACTCCCGCATCTCCTTCCAGCTGGAGAGGAGCACCGGCTCCAGCAACTTCTTGATCAGCTCAATCCGTCTGGGGCCAGGCAACTACAGCGGGCGGCTCTCCCTTGACCCCGATGTATCTGTGGACTACGACACCATGCAGGATAAGTTCTTCTCCTTGGTGGTGCTGGCGGagaacacagcagcagacaATGCAGGGAACATCGCCAACGTCTCGGTGCGGGTCAACATCCTCGATGTCAACGATGAGCCGCCCACCATCCTGCCATCCTCACTGCAGGGTGTGAGTGTGAGTGAGAACGGCACGCAGCAAGGTCTGGTCCACACCGTGGTTGCCTCTGACCCAGACACCAACCACTCGCTGGTCTTCGAGGAGCTGTCGGTTGCCTGCTATAAGGGTGGTAGCAGCGCTGGGGAGGTGTGCTGGGActggtttgtgctgctgcccaATGGCTCGGTGTTGGCCAACAGCTTGGACATTGACTACGAGCTGTGTGACCTGGTCCTGCTGACCATGAGGGTTGAAGACCTCTACACTCAGAAAGGCAACCAGTACAGCCAGAACG AAACCCTGCAGATCCAGATCACAGACATTAATGACAACGCGCCGGTCTTCCTGCCCATCTCCGGGACCTTCG TCATGGTCCCTGAAATCTCTCCTGTGGACCTGCAAGTGGCTACTGTGAAG GCCACGGATGCTGACTCAGGGCTGGGAGGAACCATCTTTTTCTCCATCATCAGCGTGGTGTTCGTGCAGGAAGATGGGACCAAGCGGCCCTTTGAGAACCTCTTCAAGGTGGTGACCTCAGCTGATGAGGACGGCTACATCGGGAGCATCCA GGTGGCCAGCAACCTGGACAGCTCACTGAAGGGGACGTACCAGGTGACTGTGGAGGCTCGGGATGGCGCAGCACCGCAGCACGCAACACAGACCACGCTCAAT ATCTTCACAGTGGATCAGAGCTACCGCATTCACCTCCAGTTTGTGACAACAGTGGATGAAGTGCAGAGCAATTTGGAAAGCATCAGAGT GGCCCTGACCAGTGCCACTAAGGCAGGGGTCTACGTGGCAGCCATCCGGAGCTATGAGGACAGCCGTGCCACTCA ggtGCAACCCAAGTCGGTGATGGAGGTGTACTTCGTCTACAGCAATGGCACAGCGCTGGATGTCAACCAGCTGACCCT GCTCATCCATAGCGACCCTCTGGTCCTGGCCAACCTGATCAACCTGGGCCTGGCCATCATC GGCCCTGGTGAGGTGACAGAGCCCAGCAAGGAGAAGGAGATGATCGGTGTCATCGCGGGGCTGGCAGCATTCCTGGTCCTCGTCATCCTCATCGCGATCCTGGCCTTGGTGCTGACCATCCGGAG ctaCAAGAGGAAGCTGAGTGCAATGAAGGCTCTCAAGGCAGCCACAACACTGAGCCCAGCCGTGGTGCAGGGAGCGGGCATCCCCGGCACCAACAAGTACAACGCTGAGAG GGCCAACCCCATGCTGAACCTCTCGCTGGACCCATCCCATGACCTGGGCTTCCATGAAGAAACCAGCTCGCTGGCCAG caTCAATTCCCTGGATGAAAACAAGGTGGATTCACCCATGGAGGACAACTTCAAGGCCCAG AGAGGAAGCCCACATCCCACAGACTCCACCGAGGACGAGGCGCTGGCAGCCGCCCTGAACATGAAGGAGCCCCCCAAAATGGCCTACATCAACGCTGCCTTCAACACCACCGACCTGTGA